A region of Sulfuricella denitrificans skB26 DNA encodes the following proteins:
- a CDS encoding VanZ family protein translates to MNPTKITHYWRAAGWFGVGLIIYLSLTPSPPQINIDNGDKLGHFAAYGLVTLWFAQLYTGLRQRIGLVIGMVGLGIAMEYAQGTTDYRSFEVADMVADAIGACLGWIAAPPRLPSLLSWAKKHLSKC, encoded by the coding sequence TTGAACCCGACAAAAATCACTCACTACTGGCGTGCGGCAGGATGGTTCGGGGTCGGTCTCATCATCTACCTCTCGCTGACCCCTTCACCACCACAAATTAACATTGATAACGGAGACAAGCTTGGTCATTTCGCCGCCTATGGCCTGGTAACCTTGTGGTTCGCGCAGCTCTATACCGGGCTACGCCAAAGAATTGGGCTAGTTATCGGCATGGTGGGGCTGGGAATCGCCATGGAATACGCTCAGGGTACAACCGACTACCGCTCGTTCGAAGTCGCCGACATGGTTGCGGACGCGATTGGCGCCTGCCTCGGCTGGATAGCTGCACCACCGCGCCTGCCCAGTCTGCTGTCCTGGGCTAAGAAA
- a CDS encoding DUF2189 domain-containing protein: MEQARNYRKVTFPHIRSWISHGWRMFRQTQNASIAYAGIFAVIGAILLIGAVKLDIAPMAFPLAGGFMLVGPAFLAGFFHVAALRTQQKPVRFIDFFRGFRHGPAGLWVISVICAFLFLVWLTDAAIVYSLYFGTAPLLGSLELISGIGEGSKLLSFVLFCSLTGSVLAFMIFAISAFSVPLIVSRHIGLTNSVGTSVRAVFGNFGVMITWGIILSVSIAGTILLFMPLFVMVFPVLAYASERAFRDVCV; this comes from the coding sequence GTGGAACAAGCGCGTAATTATCGCAAGGTTACATTTCCCCATATCCGAAGCTGGATCTCCCATGGCTGGCGGATGTTCCGCCAAACTCAAAATGCCAGCATTGCCTACGCCGGCATCTTTGCGGTAATCGGAGCCATCCTGCTAATCGGCGCGGTAAAACTGGACATCGCACCGATGGCCTTTCCGTTGGCGGGCGGCTTCATGCTGGTCGGTCCGGCCTTCCTGGCAGGGTTCTTTCATGTGGCCGCCCTGCGCACACAGCAAAAACCGGTGCGCTTTATCGATTTTTTCCGCGGCTTCCGGCATGGTCCGGCGGGGCTGTGGGTCATCTCCGTCATCTGTGCCTTCCTGTTCCTGGTCTGGCTGACCGATGCCGCCATCGTCTACAGCCTGTATTTCGGAACCGCGCCCCTGCTCGGATCGCTGGAATTGATTTCCGGAATCGGGGAGGGCAGTAAACTGCTGTCTTTTGTGCTGTTCTGTTCGCTCACCGGATCGGTATTGGCCTTCATGATTTTTGCCATTTCCGCGTTTTCCGTCCCGCTGATCGTCAGCCGCCACATAGGACTGACAAATTCCGTAGGAACCAGCGTACGCGCGGTTTTCGGAAATTTTGGAGTGATGATTACCTGGGGAATCATATTGTCGGTCAGTATCGCCGGCACCATCCTGCTGTTCATGCCCCTGTTCGTAATGGTGTTTCCGGTCCTGGCTTATGCCAGCGAACGGGCTTTCCGGGATGTATGCGTTTGA
- the lgt gene encoding prolipoprotein diacylglyceryl transferase, which produces MLIHPQFDPVALHLGPLAIRWYGLMYLLAFGLFLLLGRQRVKNGPQPGWDVRQLDDLLFYGVLGVVLGGRLGYVLFYQPAHFLAHPLEIFSVWQGGMAFHGGFLGVLVAMWLFARKAGKSWLAITDFIAPLVPLGLAAGRLGNFINGELWGRPSDVPWAVVFPQIDSVARHPSQLYQFALEGLALFALLWLFSSKPRPTGAVSGLFLIGYGSFRFLVEYTREPDSFLGLLALNLSMGQWLSLPMVVAGIAMLRWAYRKGT; this is translated from the coding sequence ATGCTGATCCATCCGCAATTCGATCCCGTCGCCCTCCATCTCGGCCCGCTCGCCATCCGCTGGTACGGCCTGATGTATTTGCTGGCTTTCGGCCTGTTTCTGCTGCTCGGGCGGCAGCGCGTCAAGAACGGCCCGCAACCTGGCTGGGATGTCCGGCAACTTGACGACCTGCTGTTCTACGGCGTCCTGGGCGTCGTGCTGGGCGGCAGACTGGGTTATGTGCTGTTTTATCAGCCAGCCCATTTCCTTGCCCATCCGCTCGAAATTTTTTCTGTCTGGCAGGGCGGCATGGCATTCCATGGCGGTTTTCTCGGCGTACTTGTAGCAATGTGGCTATTCGCCCGCAAGGCCGGGAAAAGCTGGCTCGCCATCACCGATTTCATCGCCCCCCTGGTGCCGCTCGGCTTGGCCGCCGGGCGCCTCGGCAATTTCATCAACGGCGAACTGTGGGGCCGCCCCAGCGATGTCCCCTGGGCCGTGGTGTTTCCGCAAATTGACAGCGTGGCACGCCATCCGTCGCAACTTTACCAGTTTGCGCTTGAAGGTCTGGCGCTATTCGCCCTGCTCTGGCTATTCTCAAGCAAGCCGCGTCCGACCGGCGCAGTATCCGGCCTGTTCCTGATCGGCTATGGCAGCTTCCGCTTCCTGGTTGAATACACACGCGAGCCGGACAGCTTTCTTGGGCTGCTGGCTCTCAACCTCAGCATGGGGCAGTGGCTTTCCCTTCCGATGGTCGTGGCAGGCATAGCCATGCTGCGATGGGCATACCGAAAAGGCACTTGA
- the ilvD gene encoding dihydroxy-acid dehydratase — protein MPAYRSKTSTHGRNMAGARALWRATGMTDGDFGKPIIAIANSFTQFVPGHVHLKDMGQLVAREIEAAGGVAKEFNTIAVDDGIAMGHAGMLYSLPSRELIADSVEYMVNAHCADALICISNCDKITPGMLMASLRLNIPTIFVSGGPMEAGKAVIQGKTLHLDLVDAMVAAVDPQFTDAETLSMERSACPTCGSCSGMFTANSMNCLVEALGLGLPGNGSLLATHADRKRLFLEAGRLIVALAKSHYERDDMSVLPRSIASFKAFENAVALDIAMGGSTNTVLHLLAAAHEAGVDFTMKDIDRMSRKVPHLCKVAPSIQTYHMEDVHRAGGIMSILGELNRAGLLHSDLPTIHSPSMGQALEHWDVTLTHDEKVKTFYRAAPGGVPSQTAFSQDRRYPDLDIDRVGGCIRDKAHAYSQDGGLAVLYGNIAEDGCIVKTAGVDESILKFNGRARIFESQDDAVEGILADKIVAGDVVIIRYEGPKGGPGMQEMLYPTSYLKSKGLGKACALLTDGRFSGGTSGLSIGHASPEAAEGGAIGLIEEGDIIEIDIPNRSINLKVTWEELSHRRALMEEKGAKAWQPESRNRIVSAALRAYAAMTTSAAKGAVRDVSQVERR, from the coding sequence ATGCCCGCTTACCGTTCCAAGACCTCCACCCACGGCCGCAATATGGCTGGCGCGCGCGCCCTGTGGCGCGCCACAGGCATGACCGATGGCGACTTTGGCAAACCCATAATCGCTATCGCCAATTCCTTTACCCAGTTCGTGCCGGGCCACGTCCACCTCAAGGACATGGGGCAGCTGGTGGCGCGCGAGATCGAGGCTGCCGGCGGCGTGGCCAAGGAATTTAATACTATCGCGGTGGACGACGGCATCGCCATGGGCCATGCCGGTATGCTCTACAGCCTGCCCTCGCGCGAACTCATCGCCGACAGCGTCGAATACATGGTCAACGCCCACTGCGCCGATGCCCTGATCTGCATTTCCAACTGCGACAAGATCACCCCCGGAATGCTGATGGCGTCCCTGCGCCTCAACATCCCGACGATCTTCGTTTCCGGCGGGCCGATGGAGGCGGGTAAGGCGGTCATTCAGGGCAAGACGCTGCACCTGGATCTGGTGGATGCCATGGTGGCGGCGGTGGATCCCCAGTTTACCGACGCCGAAACCCTGAGTATGGAGCGCTCCGCCTGCCCCACCTGCGGTTCCTGTTCCGGCATGTTCACCGCCAACTCGATGAACTGCCTGGTCGAGGCGCTTGGCCTGGGCTTGCCGGGTAACGGTTCGCTGTTGGCGACCCATGCAGACAGGAAACGCCTGTTCCTCGAAGCGGGCAGGCTGATTGTGGCGCTCGCCAAGAGTCACTACGAGCGCGATGACATGTCCGTGCTGCCACGGTCGATTGCCAGTTTCAAAGCTTTCGAGAATGCCGTCGCGCTTGATATCGCCATGGGCGGTTCCACCAACACCGTTTTGCACCTGCTGGCAGCAGCCCATGAGGCGGGCGTGGATTTCACCATGAAGGATATCGACCGCATGTCGCGCAAGGTGCCTCATCTATGCAAAGTGGCGCCCAGCATCCAGACCTACCACATGGAAGACGTGCATCGCGCCGGCGGAATCATGTCCATTCTGGGCGAACTCAACCGCGCCGGGCTGCTGCATAGCGATCTGCCGACCATCCACAGCCCGTCCATGGGGCAGGCGCTGGAACACTGGGACGTAACGCTTACCCACGACGAAAAAGTAAAAACCTTTTATCGCGCTGCGCCTGGCGGCGTACCGAGCCAGACCGCATTTAGCCAGGACAGGCGTTATCCGGATCTCGACATCGACCGCGTCGGCGGCTGCATTCGCGACAAGGCCCATGCCTATTCCCAGGACGGTGGCCTGGCCGTGCTCTATGGCAACATCGCCGAGGACGGCTGCATCGTCAAAACCGCCGGGGTGGACGAAAGCATCCTCAAATTCAATGGTCGCGCCCGTATTTTCGAGAGCCAGGATGATGCCGTGGAGGGCATTCTCGCCGACAAGATCGTCGCCGGCGACGTGGTGATAATCCGCTACGAAGGACCCAAGGGTGGCCCCGGCATGCAGGAAATGCTGTACCCCACCAGCTACCTGAAATCGAAAGGGTTAGGCAAAGCCTGCGCCCTGCTCACCGATGGGCGCTTCTCCGGCGGCACCTCGGGCCTGTCTATCGGCCACGCTTCGCCGGAAGCGGCAGAAGGTGGCGCTATCGGCCTGATCGAGGAAGGCGACATTATCGAGATCGACATTCCCAATCGCAGCATTAATCTGAAGGTGACGTGGGAAGAGCTTTCTCATCGCCGTGCGCTGATGGAAGAAAAAGGCGCCAAGGCATGGCAGCCGGAAAGCCGTAACCGGATCGTTTCGGCGGCCTTGCGAGCCTACGCGGCGATGACCACCAGCGCGGCCAAAGGTGCTGTGCGCGATGTGTCGCAGGTGGAACGCCGCTAG
- a CDS encoding GspE/PulE family protein, protein MTDKGAPKLTDHKLGLRELVDALIADGLIEEADAANLLLPARSARGEVHPLVQIAEQKWKSAKPPHKLLSLEVLTEWLADWVKLPYYHIDPLKINVTAVTNIMSDTYAARFRILPVEVTAREVVVATAEPFLKEWEKELMPILRLDIKRVVANPLDIQRYLVEFYNLARSVKKASQSQSSAFGGGLSNFEQLVDMGRTGNLDANDQHVVHIVDWLLQYAFDQRASDIHLEPRRDFGDVRFRIDGVMHHVYQIPLAVMGAVTSRLKGLGRMDIVEKRRPLDGRIKTRSPDGNEIELRLSTMPTAFGEKMVMRIFNPDVITQSFREMGFSDEDVARWTQMTSQSNGIILVTGPTGSGKTTTLYSALRQLAVPEVNVCTIEDPIEMIAPQLNQMQVQHNIGLDFASGVRTLMRQDPDIIMVGEIRDLETAEMAIQAALTGHLVLSTLHTNDAPSAISRLLDLGVPPYLLNATLLGVMAQRLVRTLCPHCKEREALDGEVWESMVKPWKAAAPATACAPKGCLECRMTGYLGRIGLYEMLIMSPGLRKLIKPACDVAALREQAYKEGMKPLRISGAQKVASGLTTIEEVLKVAPPPYGI, encoded by the coding sequence GTGACCGATAAGGGCGCCCCCAAGTTGACCGACCACAAGCTCGGCTTGCGCGAGTTGGTCGATGCGTTGATCGCAGACGGCTTGATTGAAGAAGCGGATGCCGCTAACTTGTTGTTGCCGGCACGAAGCGCTCGTGGGGAAGTTCATCCACTGGTGCAAATTGCCGAGCAGAAATGGAAATCGGCCAAGCCCCCGCACAAGCTGCTTAGCCTCGAGGTCTTGACCGAGTGGCTGGCGGACTGGGTCAAGCTGCCCTATTACCACATCGACCCGCTGAAGATAAATGTGACCGCCGTCACCAACATCATGTCGGATACGTATGCGGCGCGCTTTCGCATCCTGCCGGTCGAAGTCACCGCGCGAGAGGTGGTGGTTGCCACGGCCGAGCCTTTCCTGAAAGAATGGGAAAAGGAGTTGATGCCGATTTTGCGCCTCGACATCAAACGTGTCGTCGCCAACCCCCTGGATATCCAGCGCTATCTTGTCGAGTTCTATAATCTGGCGCGTTCGGTCAAGAAAGCCTCGCAATCGCAGAGTTCGGCTTTCGGCGGGGGTCTTTCCAACTTCGAGCAGCTGGTGGACATGGGGCGCACCGGCAACCTCGATGCCAATGACCAGCATGTCGTCCATATCGTCGACTGGTTGTTGCAATACGCCTTCGATCAGCGCGCTTCCGACATCCATCTCGAGCCGCGGCGTGACTTCGGCGACGTGCGCTTCCGCATTGACGGCGTAATGCACCACGTTTACCAGATTCCGCTCGCGGTGATGGGTGCGGTGACCAGCCGCCTCAAGGGCCTCGGGCGGATGGACATCGTCGAGAAGCGCCGTCCCCTGGATGGCCGTATCAAGACGCGCTCCCCCGACGGCAACGAAATCGAACTACGCCTCTCCACCATGCCGACCGCCTTCGGCGAGAAGATGGTAATGCGCATCTTCAATCCCGACGTGATCACGCAGAGCTTCAGGGAAATGGGCTTCTCCGATGAGGACGTGGCGCGCTGGACCCAGATGACCAGCCAATCCAACGGCATCATTCTGGTTACCGGACCGACCGGCTCGGGCAAGACCACCACGCTGTACTCCGCACTGCGCCAGCTCGCTGTGCCGGAAGTGAACGTCTGCACTATCGAAGACCCGATCGAGATGATTGCACCTCAGCTCAACCAGATGCAGGTGCAACACAATATCGGCCTGGATTTTGCCAGCGGTGTTCGCACACTGATGCGGCAGGACCCGGATATCATCATGGTGGGTGAGATCCGTGACCTGGAAACTGCGGAAATGGCAATCCAGGCGGCGCTGACCGGGCATCTGGTGCTGTCCACCCTGCACACCAACGACGCGCCCTCGGCGATTTCCCGCCTGCTCGATCTGGGTGTCCCGCCCTATCTGCTCAACGCGACCCTGCTCGGGGTGATGGCGCAACGCCTGGTGCGTACCCTGTGTCCACACTGCAAGGAGCGCGAAGCACTCGACGGCGAAGTCTGGGAATCTATGGTCAAACCATGGAAAGCCGCCGCGCCGGCGACGGCCTGCGCGCCGAAAGGCTGCCTGGAATGCCGCATGACCGGCTATCTCGGGCGCATTGGTTTGTATGAGATGCTGATCATGTCACCTGGCCTGCGCAAGCTGATCAAGCCGGCCTGCGATGTCGCCGCCCTGCGCGAGCAGGCCTACAAGGAAGGCATGAAGCCGCTCAGGATCAGCGGCGCTCAGAAGGTTGCGAGCGGACTCACCACCATAGAGGAAGTTTTGAAAGTCGCCCCGCCGCCCTACGGCATCTAA
- a CDS encoding thioredoxin domain-containing protein: MANHLVSESSPYLQQHADNPVNWHPWCEQALALAREQDKPILLSVGYSTCHWCHVMAHESFEDQTTADLINRDYIAIKVDREERPDLDQIYQSAHNLLTGKSGGWPLTLFLTPDQTPFYGGTYFPPEARYNRPGFKDLLPKVAQAYRERRHDIAQQNISLRESLASGGPVPQAGIEPNPAPLAGAQSQLEKNFDPVHGGFGGAPKFPRPSEIAFCLRRYAAEENAQALEMARQTLRKIADGGINDQLGGGFCRYSVDERWLIPHFEKMLYDNGPLLELYANAWCCSGDERFRRVAEETVAWLEREMRAPQGGFYSALDADSEHVEGKFYVWTPQEVAATLSADEYAVLSRHYGLDQPANFEGSHWHFYVAHPLDQVARELSVELDDAWRLLESARTKLIALRAQRVRPGRDEKILTSWNALMIKGLAHAGRTFGREDWIALAQQATDFIHAELWRNNRLLASWKDGKSNLGGYLDDYAFLLDALVELLQARFRTADLTFACELAEALLVRFEDCDQGGFYFTAHDHETLIFRPKTGFDNATPSGNAVAAFALQRLGHLLGETRYLAAAERALKLFYPQIASQPAGFMSFLSVLEEYLDPPQIAVLRGPAEQVAAWQQTLAKEYRPSTMVLALSDEMEKLPGSLDKPATSVVNAWVCQSVKCLPAISDIDILLQVCKVGKIG; the protein is encoded by the coding sequence ATGGCCAACCATCTTGTTTCAGAATCCAGCCCCTATTTGCAGCAGCATGCCGACAATCCGGTGAATTGGCATCCATGGTGTGAGCAAGCGCTAGCTCTTGCGCGCGAACAGGACAAGCCGATTCTGCTTTCTGTCGGCTATTCAACTTGCCACTGGTGCCATGTCATGGCGCACGAATCGTTCGAGGATCAGACCACTGCCGATCTGATCAACCGCGACTATATCGCCATCAAGGTCGACCGTGAAGAGCGGCCTGACCTCGACCAGATCTACCAGAGTGCCCACAATCTGCTCACCGGAAAGAGCGGCGGTTGGCCGCTGACCCTGTTTCTGACCCCGGATCAGACCCCCTTCTACGGCGGCACCTATTTCCCTCCCGAGGCTCGCTACAACCGGCCTGGCTTCAAGGACCTGCTGCCGAAAGTGGCGCAGGCTTATCGCGAACGCCGGCATGATATTGCCCAGCAAAATATCTCGCTGCGGGAAAGCCTGGCGTCCGGCGGGCCAGTACCACAGGCAGGGATAGAGCCCAACCCGGCGCCCCTGGCAGGTGCGCAATCCCAGCTCGAGAAAAACTTCGATCCGGTGCATGGCGGCTTCGGCGGTGCCCCCAAGTTTCCCCGGCCGAGCGAAATCGCCTTTTGCCTGCGCCGTTATGCCGCCGAAGAGAATGCACAAGCGCTGGAGATGGCACGCCAGACGCTGCGCAAAATAGCCGACGGCGGCATCAACGACCAGCTTGGCGGCGGCTTCTGCCGTTACAGTGTGGACGAGCGCTGGCTGATCCCGCATTTCGAGAAAATGCTTTACGACAACGGCCCGCTGCTCGAACTGTATGCCAACGCGTGGTGTTGCAGCGGCGACGAGCGTTTCCGCAGGGTGGCGGAAGAGACCGTAGCATGGCTGGAACGTGAAATGCGCGCGCCGCAGGGCGGCTTCTATTCGGCGCTGGATGCCGATTCCGAGCACGTGGAGGGCAAGTTCTACGTATGGACGCCGCAGGAAGTTGCCGCCACGCTTTCTGCCGACGAATATGCCGTCCTGTCGCGCCATTACGGCCTTGACCAACCGGCCAACTTCGAAGGCAGCCACTGGCATTTTTATGTCGCCCATCCGCTCGACCAGGTAGCGCGGGAGCTAAGCGTGGAATTGGACGATGCGTGGCGTTTGCTGGAAAGTGCGCGAACCAAACTGATAGCCTTGCGTGCACAACGGGTGCGGCCAGGGCGGGACGAAAAGATCCTGACCAGCTGGAACGCACTGATGATCAAAGGACTGGCTCATGCCGGCCGTACCTTCGGGCGGGAAGACTGGATCGCCCTGGCACAGCAGGCAACGGATTTCATTCACGCTGAATTGTGGCGAAACAACCGGCTGCTGGCCTCGTGGAAAGATGGCAAATCCAATCTGGGTGGCTATCTCGACGATTACGCCTTTCTCCTCGACGCTTTAGTGGAATTGTTACAGGCCCGTTTTCGCACGGCCGATCTGACCTTCGCGTGTGAGCTGGCGGAAGCGCTGCTAGTCCGGTTCGAGGACTGCGATCAGGGCGGTTTCTATTTCACCGCGCACGATCACGAAACCTTGATTTTCCGGCCGAAAACAGGGTTCGACAATGCAACCCCATCCGGCAATGCCGTGGCGGCGTTCGCGCTGCAGCGGCTAGGGCACCTGCTCGGCGAAACCCGGTACCTGGCAGCGGCGGAGCGTGCTCTCAAGCTGTTTTACCCTCAGATTGCCAGCCAGCCGGCCGGCTTCATGTCCTTTCTTTCGGTTCTGGAGGAATATCTGGATCCGCCGCAGATCGCCGTCCTGCGCGGCCCTGCCGAGCAGGTCGCGGCTTGGCAACAAACCCTGGCGAAGGAATATCGGCCCTCTACCATGGTTCTGGCGTTGTCGGACGAGATGGAAAAGCTGCCTGGCAGTCTCGACAAGCCGGCAACATCTGTTGTCAACGCCTGGGTGTGCCAGAGCGTTAAATGTTTACCGGCAATATCGGATATTGATATCCTGCTACAGGTTTGCAAAGTCGGAAAAATTGGATAA
- a CDS encoding c-type cytochrome, translating into MKAILGIAAAAALLVAGQAVAADESALAGKSGCLACHQVAVKVLGPAYKDVAKKYAGDKGAQARLTDHVVKGTGPAGLGWMKEGKAGMPFMPPNAAVKPEDAAKLVQWILSLK; encoded by the coding sequence ATGAAAGCAATTCTGGGAATTGCCGCTGCTGCGGCCCTGCTGGTGGCTGGACAAGCTGTTGCTGCGGATGAAAGCGCTCTGGCAGGAAAGAGTGGCTGCCTGGCTTGCCATCAGGTCGCCGTTAAGGTGCTAGGCCCGGCTTACAAGGATGTGGCCAAGAAATATGCTGGTGATAAAGGTGCCCAAGCCAGGCTCACCGATCATGTTGTAAAGGGGACAGGACCTGCTGGCTTGGGGTGGATGAAAGAGGGCAAGGCCGGCATGCCTTTTATGCCGCCAAACGCTGCGGTGAAGCCGGAAGATGCCGCCAAACTGGTCCAGTGGATCCTCAGCCTGAAGTAA
- a CDS encoding sodium-dependent transporter, which translates to MTQTQHRSHWTSRWTFILATAGSAIGLGNIWKFPYMTGVNGGSAFVLVFIACIAVVGLPLMMCEIMLGRRAQRNPVDGMAALAKEAGAPMLWRWVGIMGLIAGLLILAFYSVIAGWVLDYVVRAASGAFKGIDGAMAQNQFNAFLAAPLELGLWHSLFIVMTMSVVARGVNSGLEKANNILMPALFAILLVLLGYSLAEGDVARSADFMFTPDFSKVTPVVVLSALGHAFFSLSLGMGAVMVYGSYLQRHVSIARTSLFVALADTAIGLLVGLAIFSLVFANGLEPAAGPGLIFQTLPIAFGKMPGGAFIGTLFFLLVAFAAWTSAISLVEPAISWLTENTRLTRKGAALLIGLTDWLLGIAVLLSFNVWKDVHLLFGLGIFDTLDKLTTNILLPLGGLLMALFAGWVMKTHHVQDELNVSAWPYRLWRFTIRFVSPLAIIAIFLYLFGLVK; encoded by the coding sequence ATGACCCAGACCCAACACCGTAGCCACTGGACCAGTCGCTGGACCTTCATCCTGGCCACGGCCGGCTCTGCGATAGGTCTTGGCAATATCTGGAAATTCCCATACATGACCGGGGTCAACGGCGGTAGCGCCTTCGTCCTGGTTTTTATCGCCTGTATCGCCGTAGTTGGCCTCCCGCTGATGATGTGCGAGATCATGCTCGGCCGTCGCGCTCAGCGCAATCCTGTAGATGGCATGGCCGCTCTGGCGAAGGAAGCAGGCGCTCCTATGTTATGGCGATGGGTGGGCATTATGGGCCTGATCGCGGGACTGCTGATTCTGGCCTTTTACAGTGTAATCGCCGGCTGGGTGCTGGATTACGTGGTTCGTGCGGCCAGCGGCGCCTTCAAAGGTATCGATGGAGCGATGGCACAGAATCAGTTCAACGCATTTCTTGCCGCGCCACTGGAGCTGGGCTTGTGGCATAGCCTGTTCATCGTGATGACTATGAGCGTAGTAGCGCGCGGCGTGAATTCGGGTCTGGAAAAGGCCAACAATATCCTGATGCCCGCACTGTTTGCCATTCTGCTAGTGCTGCTTGGCTACAGCCTGGCCGAAGGCGATGTCGCCCGCTCTGCCGATTTCATGTTTACCCCCGACTTTTCCAAAGTCACGCCGGTGGTAGTGCTCTCGGCGCTCGGCCATGCCTTCTTTTCCCTGAGCCTAGGGATGGGAGCGGTGATGGTATACGGCTCCTACCTCCAGCGCCATGTCTCCATCGCACGCACCTCACTGTTCGTAGCCCTTGCCGACACCGCTATCGGCCTCCTGGTGGGGCTCGCCATTTTCTCCCTGGTGTTCGCCAATGGACTCGAGCCGGCGGCAGGGCCTGGGCTGATCTTCCAGACTCTGCCTATCGCCTTCGGAAAAATGCCGGGCGGAGCTTTTATCGGCACGCTGTTCTTCCTGCTGGTCGCCTTCGCTGCCTGGACATCGGCGATTTCCCTGGTCGAACCGGCAATTTCCTGGCTGACCGAAAATACACGCCTGACCCGCAAGGGTGCGGCATTGCTGATCGGCCTGACCGACTGGTTGCTCGGCATTGCCGTACTGCTCTCGTTCAACGTCTGGAAAGACGTGCACCTGCTGTTCGGCCTCGGTATTTTCGACACCCTCGACAAGCTGACCACCAATATCCTGTTACCCCTGGGCGGGCTGCTCATGGCGCTGTTCGCAGGATGGGTGATGAAGACCCATCACGTTCAGGATGAGCTTAATGTAAGTGCATGGCCTTACCGGCTGTGGCGCTTTACCATCCGCTTCGTCTCGCCGCTGGCGATCATCGCCATCTTCCTCTATCTGTTCGGGCTGGTGAAATAA
- a CDS encoding alanine/glycine:cation symporter family protein — MQTIEALIATLSGWVWGPPMLTLLVGTGLYLTVLLKGLQFRALPLAFRLVFHKDHGHAGDISHFAALMTALAATVGIGNIVGVATAITLGGPGAVFWMWMTGLVGMVTKYSEAVLAVKYREKGEHGMRGGPMYYLAKGAGLPWLGWLFALFTALATFGIGNMAQANATAKIFEATFHVEPWVTGVVLMVLTALVILGGIRSIGKFTSFLVPFMIIGYVGSALVVLALNVTEIPHAFGLIFSHAFSPAAATGGFAGATIAAAMRFGIARGVFSNESGLGSAPIAAAAARTSDPVKQALVSMTQTFIDTLVVCTMTALVILSANSWTQGVSAGQLTSASFGETLGSAGEIIVALATAVFAYSTLIGWNYYGEKAIEYLFGARSIRIYRIFFIAMVVVGAMMNLEFVWNFSDLMNGMMAIPNLIGLLLLSKVIKAETDRYFKS; from the coding sequence ATGCAAACAATCGAAGCGCTGATCGCGACGCTGTCCGGCTGGGTATGGGGGCCACCCATGCTGACCCTGCTAGTGGGCACTGGCCTGTACCTGACTGTGCTGCTGAAAGGCTTGCAGTTTCGGGCGCTGCCGCTAGCTTTTCGTCTGGTTTTTCACAAGGACCACGGCCACGCCGGCGACATCAGCCATTTCGCCGCACTGATGACGGCACTGGCAGCCACAGTCGGTATCGGCAACATCGTCGGCGTTGCCACCGCGATCACGCTAGGCGGTCCTGGCGCGGTGTTCTGGATGTGGATGACCGGTCTGGTCGGAATGGTAACCAAGTATTCCGAAGCCGTGCTGGCGGTCAAATACCGTGAGAAAGGGGAACACGGGATGCGCGGCGGGCCCATGTATTACCTTGCAAAGGGTGCCGGGCTGCCGTGGCTGGGATGGCTGTTCGCACTGTTTACCGCCCTCGCCACCTTTGGCATCGGCAACATGGCGCAGGCCAACGCCACCGCCAAGATCTTTGAGGCCACTTTTCATGTCGAGCCGTGGGTCACCGGTGTCGTGCTGATGGTGTTGACGGCCCTGGTGATTCTGGGCGGCATCCGCTCGATCGGTAAATTCACCTCTTTTCTCGTGCCGTTCATGATCATCGGCTACGTGGGTTCGGCCCTGGTGGTGCTTGCACTCAATGTTACCGAAATTCCCCATGCCTTCGGCCTGATCTTCAGCCATGCCTTCTCGCCAGCCGCTGCCACCGGCGGATTTGCCGGCGCTACCATCGCCGCAGCCATGCGCTTCGGCATCGCGCGCGGCGTGTTCTCCAACGAATCCGGCCTGGGCTCGGCGCCGATTGCCGCCGCCGCCGCACGCACCAGTGATCCGGTCAAGCAGGCACTCGTCAGCATGACCCAGACCTTCATCGACACCCTGGTGGTCTGCACCATGACCGCCCTGGTGATCCTCAGCGCGAACTCGTGGACACAGGGCGTCAGCGCCGGCCAGCTGACCAGCGCCAGCTTCGGTGAGACGCTTGGCAGCGCAGGCGAGATCATCGTCGCCCTGGCAACGGCCGTGTTCGCCTATTCCACCCTGATAGGCTGGAATTACTATGGCGAGAAGGCCATTGAATATCTGTTCGGCGCGCGTTCCATCCGCATCTACCGCATTTTTTTCATCGCCATGGTGGTCGTCGGGGCGATGATGAATCTGGAATTCGTCTGGAACTTCTCCGACCTGATGAACGGGATGATGGCCATCCCCAACCTGATCGGCCTGCTGTTGCTGTCCAAGGTCATCAAAGCGGAGACCGACCGCTATTTCAAGTCCTGA